From a region of the Labrus mixtus chromosome 5, fLabMix1.1, whole genome shotgun sequence genome:
- the LOC132974964 gene encoding potassium voltage-gated channel subfamily V member 2-like codes for MGSTSKVVHFWNRRQSLFPNYKVTDSDLNRRPSDIAYPLAKESLVKTWNSMQELSRDIYDIYAEYEEDEDDSALYGLSKQITPTKKNYMININVGGKSFQIAYKMASKYPKTRIGRLATYTDHSMKLDLCDDYNVTNNEYFFDRDPDVFHSIFNFYRTGVLWIKDELCPRNFLEEINYWGVRIKNTHRCCRISFEERQDELNDQLKIQRELEAEVEIEENEELFHDMFMGQKRRYIWNLMEKPFSSVKAKLMAVASSLFVLVSLVAMTLNTVQEMQYRTPTGQLSGKTYWEYVESMCIAFFTMEYLLRLVSTPDLISFSRSVLNTVDLIAILPQYVQVILEFFDNDENYMKHEADIQAVGQVGKLGQVLRIMRLMRIFRILKLARHSTGLRAFGFTLRQCYQQVGCLFLFIAMGIFSFSAMVYTVEHDMPQTNFTSIPHAWWWAAVSISTVGYGDIYPETILGRLFAFICISFGIILNGLPISILFNKFSDYYSKLKSNEYTASLKKRGKVRFSKRTVKKLRNFVGNQNCHSY; via the exons ATGGGGAGCACCAGCAAGGTGGTCCACTTTTGGAACAGGAGGCAGAGTCTGTTCCCCAACTACAAAGTCACAGATTCAGACCTGAATCGCAGACCCTCGGATATTGCTTATCCTCTGGCCAAGGAAAGCCTGGTAAAGACATGGAACTCCATGCAGGAGCTGAGCAGAGACATCTACGACATCTACGCAGAGTACGAGGAAGATGAGGATGACAGTGCCCTGTACGGCTTATCCAAGCAGATCACACCCACCAAGAAAAACTACATGATCAACATCAATGTAGGGGGGAAATCATTCCAGATCGCCTACAAGATGGCATCAAAGTACCCCAAGACCAGAATAGGACGTCTGGCCACTTACACAGACCACAGCATGAAGCTGGACCTATGCGATGACTACAATGTGACCAACAACGAGTACTTCTTCGACAGGGACCCTGATGTCTTCCACAGCATCTTCAACTTCTACAGGACCGGCGTGCTGTGGATCAAGGACGAGTTGTGTCCAAGAAACTTCCTGGAGGAGATCAACTACTGGGGTGTGAGGATCAAGAACACCCACCGCTGCTGTCGCATCTCCTTCGAGGAGAGGCAGGACGAGCTAAACGACCAGCTGAAGATTCAGAGGGAGCTGGAGGCCGAGGTAGAGATTGAGGAGAATGAGGAGCTCTTTCATGACATGTTCATGGGACAGAAGCGACGATACATCTGGAACTTGATGGAAAAGCCATTTTCGTCCGTCAAGGCCAAGCTGATGGCGGTGGCCTCCAGTTTGTTTGTCCTGGTGTCTCTGGTGGCGATGACTCTGAACACAGTGCAGGAGATGCAGTACAGGACTCCCACAGGTCAACTCAGTGGTAAGACTTACTGGGAATACGTAGAGTCCATGTGTATCGCCTTCTTCACCATGGAGTACCTGCTGCGCCTGGTGTCCACACCTGACCTCATATCCTTCAGCAGGAGCGTGCTCAACACTGTGGACCTGATCGCCATCCTGCCTCAGTATGTGCAGGTCATCCTGGAGTTCTTCGACAATGATGAGAACTACATGAAGCACGAGGCCGACATACAGGCGGTGGGGCAGGTGGGAAAGCTGGGCCAGGTGTTGAGGATCATGAGATTGATGCGGATCTTTCGTATCTTGAAGCTTGCGCGACACTCCACAGGTCTGCGGGCGTTTGGCTTCACTCTGCGTCAGTGCTACCAGCAAGTTGGCTGCCTCTTCCTTTTCATCGCCATGGGGATCTTTAGCTTCTCGGCCATGGTGTACACTGTGGAGCACGACATGCCACAGACAAACTTCACCAGCATTCCTCATGCATGGTGGTGGGCAGCT GTCAGCATCTCCACTGTGGGCTACGGAGACATATACCCGGAAACCATCCTAGGCCGTCTCTTCGCTTTCATCTGCATCTCTTTTGGAATCATCCTTAACGGACTGCCCATCTCCATCCTCTTCAACAAGTTCTCAGACTATTACTCCAAACTCAAGTCCAATGAGTACACAGCCTCCCTAAAGAAACGAGGGAAGGTCCGGTTTTCCAAAAGGACAGTAAAGAAGCTCAGGAACTTTGTGGGAAACCAAAACTGTCACTCATATTGA
- the LOC132973914 gene encoding transmembrane protein 150A-like gives MTAWIVLPVSLSAFSITGIWIVYAMAVMNHHVCPVENWSYNVTCTEELPRPGFPKTCCTIQDIPLISKCGSFPPESCLFSLIGNVGAFMVVMVCLLRYAQVIEHSHRCWVNTSALVSGCTNAVGLVMVGNFQVDHAKSLHYVGAGVAFPAGLLFVCLQCVLTYRVAVTALDYWMAHFRVALALGAMISLVLSGIFFIHESFVLQHVAAICEWVFTVDILVFYGTFTYEFGTVTSETIMTCLQQSHHLGSGVIIGPRARGSAMGSATKGLKSPGGSSTSTHLNCTPESIAML, from the exons ATGACTGCCTGGATCGTCCTGCCTGTCAGCCTGTCTGCCTTCTCCATCACAGGAATATGGATAGT GTATGCCATGGCTGTGATGAATCACCACGTTTGTCCTGTGGAGAACTG GTCTTACAATGTAACGTGCACAGAGGAGCTGCCCCGACCAGGCTTCCCAAAGACATGCTGCACCATCCAGGACATCCCCCTCATCAG TAAATGTGGCTCCTTCCCTCCTGAAAGTTGCCTGTTCAGCCTCATTGGCAACGTTGGAGCCTTCATGG TGGTGATGGTGTGCCTTCTGCGCTACGCCCAGGTCATCGAACACAGCCATCGATGTTGGGTGAACACCAGCGCTCTGGTGTCCGGCTGTACCAACGCTGTGGGTCTGGTCATGGTGGGAAACTTCCAG GTTGATCACGCCAAATCTCTCCATTACGTTGGTGCTGGGGTGGCATTTCCAGCagggctgctgtttgtgtgcctgCAGTGTGTGCTCACCTACCGGGTGGCAGTGACCGCCCTCGACTACTGGATGGCCCACTTCCGAGTTGCTCTGGCACTGGGTGCCATGATCTCCCTCGTCCTCA GTGGCATCTTCTTCATCCACGAGAGCTTCGTCCTGCAGCATGTCGCTGCCATCTGCGAGTGGGTCTTCACCGTGGACATCCTGGTCTTCTACGGCACCTTCACCTACGAGTTCGGCACCGTCACCAGTGAAACCATAATGACCTGCTTGCAGCAGAGCCACCACCTCGGCTCGGGGGTCATCATCGGCCCCAGGGCGCGGGGCTCGGCGATGGGCAGTGCGACCAAGGGCCTCAAATCCCCCGGGGGAAGCAGCACATCCACACATCTCAACTGTACCCCTGAGAGCATAGCCATGTTGTAG
- the idua gene encoding alpha-L-iduronidase: protein MQWKTFSLLASLLLIITETSATSHVITVDVEKPVGDLKHFWRSTGFCPPLPHTQAHQFDLSLDQQLNLAYVGSVPHAGIQQVRIHWMLELVTAQDTGGQPQYNFTKLDQLIELLWINGLQPGFELMGSVSNYFTDFEDKSQVVEWRNLIYLIAKRYIDKYGLGRVSQWNFETWNEPNNHDFDNVSVSIQGFLNYYDACSEGLHAASDLLRFGGPGDSCHSPPHSPYCWAMLQHCYNGTNYFTGETGVRMDYIALHKKGGGYSLPILQQEVQTVKEIQERFPRFRSLPVYNDEADPLVGWSRPQEWRADMTYAAMVAKVIHQHQDLLVSDPNSTLNYTLLSNDNAFLSYHPHQFTQRTLTARFQVNNTHPPHVQLIRKPVLTIMGLLALLGETQVLAQVLSSPGNKNSTVGVLASSHKPVIPGGSDSWQAAVLVYNSDDNSSSTNTDDVTVSLRGLAAQTGLAYVTYYMDNNVTNPYLLWQSMGSPDFPTAQQFRSLRSVQDPLVDGPWELPSGDTLTLKAKLSVPSVLLIHICAQPKTPPNQVNGLRFIRITKGQVLIAWSDHCVDSKCIKTFEVEFSTDQKEFSRINTQDTIFTSCVYSPVDQEVGGLYRVRAVDYWGRPGPYSLPEKYSEEL from the exons ATGCAGTGGAAAACTTTTTCTCTCCttgcctccctcctcctcatcataaCCGAGACTTCAGCAACTTCACATGTCATCACAGTGGATGTGGAGAAACCAGTAGGAGACCTTAAACACTTCTGGAGAAGCACTGGTTTCTG tcCTCCACTCCCTCACACTCAGGCCCACCAGTTTGACCTGAGCCTTGACCAGCAGCTGAACCTGGCTTATGTGGGCTCAGTCCCCCATGCAGGGATCCAGCAGGTTAGGATACACTGGATGTTGGAGCTGGTCACTGCACA AGATACTGGAGGACAACCGCAGTACAACTTCACTAAACTGGACCAGCTGATTGAACTCTTGTGGATCAATGGACTCCAACCAG GATTTGAACTGATGGGCAGCGTCTCAAACTATTTCACGGACTTTGAGGACAAATCACAAGTGGTCGAGTGGAGAAATCTGATTTATCTCATAGCCAAAAGGTATATCG ACAAGTACGGCCTGGGACGAGTTTCTCAGTGGAACTTCGAAACATGGAATGAGCCAAATAACCATGACTTTGACAATGTCAGTGTCTCAATACAAG GGTTCCTAAACTACTACGATGCCTGTTCGGAGGGTCTGCATGCTGCCAGCGACCTCCTGAGGTTTGGGGGTCCTGGAGACTCCTGTCACTCTCCCCCTCACTCACCGTACTGCTGGGCCATGCTGCAGCACTGCTACAACGGCACCAACTACTTCACTGGAGAGACGGGGGTCAGGATGGACTACATCGCCCTACACAAAAAG GGAGGAGGTTACTCCTTGCCCATCCTCCAGCAGGAGGTGCAGACGGTGAAGGAGATCCAGGAGCGTTTCCCTCGGTTCCGCAGCCTCCCTGTTTACAACGATGAGGCGGATCCGCTGGTGGGCTGGTCCAGGCCTCAGGAGTGGAGAGCTGACATGACCTATGCTGCAATGGTGGCAAAG GTAATTCACCAACACCAGGACCTGCTGGTGTCAGACCCCAACAGCACACTCAACTACACCCTGCTGAGCAACGACAATGCCTTCCTCAGCTACCACCCGCACCAATTCACCCAGCGCACATTGACCGCCCGCTTCCAGGTCAACAACACCCACCCACCTCACGTGCAGCTGATCAGGAAGCCAGTCCTCACCATCATGGGCCTGCTGGCTTTGCTAG GAGAGACTCAGGTTCTGGCTCAGGTTTTGAGCTCgccaggaaacaaaaacagcactGTTGGAGTTTTGGCCAGCAGCCACAAGCCTGTAATACCTGGAGGCTCAGACAGCTGGCAGGCAGCAGTGCTGGTGTACAACAGTGACGACAACAGCTCCTCCACCaacactgatgatgtcaccGTGTCACTGAGAGGACTGGCTGCACAAACAG GTCTTGCGTATGTCACATATTATATGGACAACAATGTAACCAACCCGTACCTTCTGTGGCAGAGCATGGGCAGCCCCGACTTCCCCACAGCACAACAGTTCAGAAGTCTCAGGAGCGTTCAG GACCCTCTTGTTGATGGACCGTGGGAACTTCCTTCAGGGGACACTCTGACTCTGAAAGCCAAACTGTCTGTGCCCTCAGTCCTCCTCATCCACATTTGTGCCCAGCCCAAAACCCCACCAAACCAG GTGAATGGATTACGCTTCATCAGGATCACCAAAGGCCAAGTCCTGATCGCCTGGTCAGACCACTGTGTCGATTCAAA atgCATTAAGACATTTGAAGTAGAATTCTCCACGGACCAAAAAGAGTTCAGCAGAATAAATACTCAAGACACTATTTTCACCTCTTGTGTTTATTCACCTG tggaTCAGGAGGTTGGAGGTCTGTACAGAGTCCGAGCTGTAGACTACTGGGGGAGACCGGGGCCATACTCACTGCCAGAGAAGTATTCAGAGGAGCTCTAG
- the LOC132973918 gene encoding purpurin-like — MDFQMFTLVMLILACVEQGLASCVVDSFMVKEDFDSKRYEGKWYALQKKDPEGLFLQDNISAEYTIGDDGAMVASSRGRVTLFGFWVVCADMAAQYSVPDPGSPGKMFMNYQGLASYLSSGGDNYWVIDTDYDNYAITYACRKLKDDGSCEDGYSLVFARSPRGLPPTIQRVVRQKQEEICMAGEFQPVLQSGAC, encoded by the exons ATGGACTTCCAAATGTTTACACTGGTGATGCTGATCCTGGCCTGTGTGGAGCAGGGCCTGGCCTCCTGCGTGGTTGACAGCTTCATGGTCAAAGAGGACTTCGACTCCAAAAGA TATGAAGGAAAGTGGTACGCTCTGCAGAAGAAGGATCCTGAGGGTTTGTTCCTGCAGGACAACATCTCAGCTGAATACACTATTGGAGACGATGGTGCCATGGTTGCCTCCTCCAGGGGCAGAGTCACTCTCTTTGG GTTCTGGGTTGTGTGTGCTGACATGGCAGCTCAGTACTCAGTCCCTGACCCCGGCAGCCCCGGAAAGATGTTCATGAACTACCAGGGACTGGCCAGCTATCTGTCCAGCGGCG GTGACAACTACTGGGTGATCGACACAGACTATGACAACTACGCAATCACCTACGCCTGCCGCAAGCTGAAGGATGATGGAAGCTGCGAGGATGGATATTCCCTGGTCTTTGCCCGCAGCCCCCGTGGCCTCCCCCCTACCATCCAGAGAGTCGTCCGCCAAAAACAGGAGGAGATCTGCATGGCTGGAGAGTTCCAGCCCGTGCTGCAGTCAG GAGCATGCTAA